GCGGGGCCGTGCCCGAGCCCTTGCCCTCGATCTCGGTCTGCACGCTGGGGTAGAACTTCTTGAAGTCCTCGCTCCACGCGGTCATCAGGTTGATCATGGAGTCGCTGCCGATGCTCTTGACCGTGCCGGTGATGCCCTCGACCGGCTTGTAGTCGGCGATAGCGGCGTCGACCTTCACGCCCTGCTTGCCGCCGGGCTTGCCGTTCGAGGTGGCCGGCTGCTTGCTGTCTTTCGCGGGGTTGGTGGGGGTGGCAGGGGACGTGGTGGTGGCCGGCTGGGCGAAGGCCGCGGCGGCGAGGCCGGCGAGGGCGGCGAGCTGGAGGACGGTCCGGTGCATGCGGTCTCCTTGGTTGGTGCAAAAGGCTACGGGCCGCGGGCCCTGGCGGGGGCGGGGCCGGCGCTAAGGGTCGGCTAAACCCGTGCTGGTGCGCCGCCGTGTGTGGCCTGGTGATGATGCGGGGCTGGCGCAGGGTGTGGGGTCCGCGTGGCGGCCGCATCAAGGGCGCCCCTCGACCCCACACCCACGAGGGCCCCCGCATCAACGCGCAGGCGTGCATCGTGTCTGCCCGTTGATGCCGGGAGCTTGTGGGTGTGGGGTCGGCGCACTCAGTTTATGCGGCGCCCGCACCCACCCCACACCCTGCGCCAGCCCCAAGAAGAAATCCCACGACGTTCTCAACGCCCCCCACCCGCCCCGCACTCCGGGCACGCCGCCGCGTCACCACCCGCCAGCCCGCGCCGGTCGTACCCGCACGCGGGGCACCGCCCCCTCCGCCGCCGCCCCCGCCGCCGCGCCCACGCGAAGGTCTCAACCACTCCCATCAAGACGCCCGCCGCGAGGAGGGTGTTGAGGGCGAAGCCGAGGGGGAGGACTTCTGTCGGGAGACCCGGACAATCCGGCCCGGGCCCCATCCAGGAGGGTGCCGCGAGGTACGTATCCAGCACGATCTGATCGCCATAGTCCAGCTTCGTACGGCCCAACATTCCGCGCGCCGGCCAGCCGAACTCCTGTAGGTCATACGCCTCCGTCGCCGGCAGCACGTCATCATCGAGCGCTGTGATGATGAGCGTCTTGGTCCGGACCCGTGTGCGACCCCCGATCCACCCCTGATCCTCGGGGTATGCTGGCACAAACGCACTCACGCGCGGCTCGACCGGACGCAAGTTGAACTCCAACCGCGGCCCCTCGCCCCACAGCGCACACCCCCACGCCACCGCCCACGTGACCACCGCGCCCGCGAGCAGGCACACCCCCACGCGGACAATCCTCACGCTCCAGGCTCTCCGGCGCGGCGGCCTCTGCATCAACGCAGCGTACTGCGCTTTCGGAGTCGCTTGTGGCAGGGCTCGCCGCCCTGCCCGACCCGCCCGGACGCAAGCGTTCAATGGAGCCGCAGCGGCCTCCGCCGCTCGCCGCGTGGCTGCGCCCCCAACAACCGAGCACCTGAGAACGGCCCGGGAGAGCCCGAGAGGCCCGGCCTGAGGGCCTCTCGGATGAGCGGCGCCGAACCCGCGGCGGGCATCGGTGCCTCGCCGAACCATTACTTTCGCAACAGGCCCGAGGTGATGGCACGCTCCTGAAGGCGATGGCGTGCGATTACACTGCGCCCATGGACTCGCCGAAAGAGCCCCGGCGGAAGTGGCTGCTGTGGGCCTTCGCGCTCCCGCTGGCGCCGCTCTACCTTGTGTACGCCCTCGTCATGGGCGGGCTGATGCTGTGCCTCGTTGCGTATGCGAGGCCCGAACGGCGCGTGGGATCGGCGCGCCTGCGTCGGCGGCTCACGCGAGAGGGACGGGTCGTTTCATGGGCCGAGGTTGACGCCGCGCTCGCGGCCGCACCCGCGACCATCGTCATCGAAGAGCCGTCCACGGGCTGGAACGACGGGCTGTTCTGGCTTGTCCCCGGTCGCGTCCGCGGCGACGCGCCGCCGGTCGTCGAGTGCCCGCCCCAGCCCGACGAGGGTGCGTGGCTGGATCATCTCGAAAGTCAGCTCGCCCTCTCCGCCTGGTTCGCTCCCCATGTGAAGGACCGCCCCGACACCCGGCTCATCGCGGTCGTGCACTCGCACCGCGGGCTCAAGCGCTGCCGCGCTGAGGTCGAGCGGCTCACGCGGCTCCACCCGACGAACGCCGATTTAATCGAGGTGAACACCTCGGAGCTCTTCGATCATCTCGCGGCGCGCGAGCAGCGCGGGTGATACCTCGGCTTGGGTCGAGCCGCCAACTGCGATCGTTCAGCCTTCCACAACAATTGTGCAGGCTTCTACAACCGTTGTTCAGCCTTCCACTGCCGTTGTGCGGCCTTCCACAGCGGTTGTTCAGGCTTCCACGGCCGTTGTGGAACCTTCCACAGCCGTAGTTCAGGCTTCCACAACGGTTGTTCAGCCTTCCACAACCGTTGTGGAAGGCCCCCCGCGCCGCGGGAAGTCGCGCGGAAGTGGTGAAGGGGCGTGGGGTTGGGGTGATAACGGCGGGCGGACGCTGCGGGTGCGGGTCGTGGCGCGTGGACGGCCTGCGACGATTTTTCGGGATTTGCCTCCTGTGACGAAAGCGGCCCTCCAAACACGCCGAGGTAAAGGGTGCTGACGGCGGCCTGCCCCGCGGCCCGCATGTGCGGGACCCGCAGAAGGGTGTGTTGGGTCTACGCGGGTCAGCGTGCGGCGTCGGGGTCACCCATGACCTTCGCCGCACCGATGACCACTCGCGGCCAACGCGCCAAGGAGGGAACCATGGGCAGCAACGGAGTCGTGCCGAACGATCGGCGCCAGAAGGTCGTGTTCTACAACGCGCACACCAACGCGTGGTCAGCCAACGCGACCGCCATCGGCATCACGTCCACGAGGGCCACGGCCTTCGCGGCCCTGGTGCAGGACGCGATCCAGGCGATGAACGAGGCCGACGAGCTGCGCGAGGCGAGCAAGGTGGCCACCGCCAACTTCTACAAGGCGGTGTCCACCATGGGCAGCGAGGGGGCGGCCATCATCGCCACCATCCGCGCCTTCGCCGAGAGCACCAACAACGAGGCGGTGTACGGGATGGCCATGCTGCCTGTTCCCGGCCCCGGCACGCCCGTGCCGCCCCCCGGCACGCCCAGCGATTACCGCGTGGAGCTGCTGCAGGACGGGTCCATCGTGCTCAAGTGGAAGTGCCAGAACCCCGCGGGGGCGAGCGGCACGATCTACGAGGTGCGGCGGCGGCCCATCGCTGGCGGACCGTGGACCTTCATCGGGGCCACCGGCACCAAGAGCTTCAGCGACGACACCCTGCCCAGCGGCAGCGGCGGCGTGACCTACCAGATCACCGCGGTGCGGAGCACCCGGCGCGGCAACCCCGGGCAGTTCAACGTGAACTTCGGGGTGGGCGGCGGCGGGGGCATCGTGGCCACGGTGACGGAGACCACCGCGAAGCTGGCGGCCTGAGAGCCGGGCCTCTCGCGGAGGTCGCGGGGGCGCGGAGGAAGATGGGAGGCAGAGAGAGTGGTACAGAGAGAGTGCAGGCCCGGCGCTGGAGAGCGCCGGGCCTTTTCTGTTTTTGAGCTTTGAGGTTTGAGCTTTGAGCTTCCTTCCCCACCTCCCAAACTCCCCATCCCACATCCAACATCCCAAGTGCCTCCCTCCGCGCCCCCGCGTCCTCCGCGAGAGACCTGTTTTCAAAACAACACAGGCCCGGCGCTCGCGCGCCGGGCCTGCATCACCGCGTCCAAGCTCAGGGGGCAGAGCCCATGTGGGAGCTCAGCACTCACCCCCGCCCAGCACGCGGAAGAAGCTCTCGATGTCGGCGTCGGTGCCGATGTCGCCGTCGCAGTTGAAGTCGGCGTCGGGCGGGCAGTCGGGGCAGCAGTTGCCGCCCAGGCAGGCGAAGAAGGACTCGATGTCGGCGTCGGTGCCGATGTCGCCGTCCTTGTTGAAGTCCACGTCGCAGCAGATGAGGGGCAGGCAGGCGTTGACGGTGCGGAGGTCCTCGGGGATGAGGGGGAGCTCGACGCCGCGGAGGTGCTGCACGAAGGTGCTGGTGAACTGCGCCCCCAGCCGCACGGCCCCGTTCGTCGGCGGCACCGCGGGCTCCTCGCAGCCGCCGCTGAGGCCGGTGAGGATGGAGGCCCGCACGTGGTAGCCGCCCAGGGTGGGGGCGGTGGCGGTGGTGCGGTTGCCGACGATCACCGCGGCCTGCGGGCTGCCGGTCGTGCCCGGGGCGGCGATGGTCACGCCGTTGCCGCGCTCATTGCCGCGCCCGTAGTTCCAGGCCCAGATGGGCGTGCCCGCGGTGTCGAGCAGCTCGCCCCACACGTCGGTGGCGATCCCCTGCCGCACCCGCGTGCCGGCGACAAGGGTGTTGGTGCCGCTGGTGCGGACGCAGGCGTGGCAGGGCTCGAACTCGCGGATGGTGCGGCCCCAGACCACGTTGAGGGCGAGGTCGACCTTGACGATCTGGTTGGAGACCATCCCGCCGCTGCCCGCGGCCACCGGCGTGCTGCGGCCGTCGAAGACAAAGCCGCTCAGGCCCCCGGCGGCGCTCATGGCGGCGGCGAGGCCGTCGCCGTGCACCTTGAGCGAGGGGTCGCCGTTGTTGTAGAAGAAGGCCTGAACGACGGCGCCGTTGAGCTTGTTGACGCGGAGCAGGAAGGGGACGCCGCCGCCGTTGCTCAGCGCGGCCGTGCCCACCGCGAGCAGGAACTCGGGCTCCTCGACGACGTCGGTGATCTCGCAGGAGCCGGTCAGGCCCTCGACGCCGGCGGTGGGGGTGTACACCCGCGACCACATCACCGCGCCGCAGCCGGCGCTGAACCGCGTGAGGCGCCCGAAGGTGGGCGCGGTGGACGCCGCCTGCGAGCGGCCGGTGACGACGTAGGACTGGTCGGCCAGGGGCTTGACCGCGACGGGCGAGCGGCTGGCCGGGCTGTTGGGGCCGACGCCGTTGATCTCCCGCATGGGGCAGGTGACGTTGCCGTTGAGGTCGATGGTCATGACCCACGTCCCCCACGGGAAGGCGTCGGCCATCTCGCCGGCGATGATGTAGCGGGCGTTGGCCCCGGCGCCGACCTGGTTGATGCTGGTGCAGCTCGCGTCCCAGTTGGTGGGGCTGAACTTGGACCAGATCACGTTGCCCGCCGCGTCGTAGCGGGCCATGTGCAGCATGTTGAACCCCTCGCGGCCCACCGCGATGTGCCCGCCGTCGGGCGTGCCCGCGACCGCCTGCAGGTTGGTGGCCGGGTTCGCCCCGCCGCCGGGCGACAGCGGCGTGGTGTCGGCCCGCTGGTAGACCTGGGCCTGGACCGTCACGGCCGGGAGGCTGGTGAGCAGGGCGGCGGCGAAGAGGGCGGCGGCGGTGATGCGAGTCGTCATGGCTGATCTCCTTGGTGAGCGTGGTCTTTGAGGCTCGTGTGTGTGTGGTGGCCTCACCCTCGGAATCGCCGCCCGCCCGCGCCGCTTACGCCCTGGGGACGGTTTTTTTCGTCTCTGGCTGCAAGGTCGGCCCCCGCGGGGGCAACCGGGGCCCGCAGATTGCCATTGACAAGCCAGCCAAGTGGCCACGACAATGGGGCTTACACGCCCGACAGGGCGGAGAGAGAGGAAGACCATGGGTTGCCGGTCCGTTGTCGGGCTTTCGTGCGCCATTGCCGGCGCGGCGTTGTGCGGTGAGTCCCGCGCCTTCGAGGGGTCGGTCAACGGCCTGGGCCAGGGCAGCGTCCACGCCTCTATCTGGGCGTACCCCAACCAGCCGCCCGCGACGCCCACCTTCCACGAGCACACCGAGGTGCCCAACCTCGTCATGGGCCCCAACCTTCCCGGCGCCGACCCGCGGACCGGCTTCCGCTTCATCACCGGCCAGGCGTGGCGGACCACCGTGAACATCCGCGCGGCGCAGGGCGACACGGTGGACTGGCACAGCATGCTCCCGCACGTCACCGCCAGCTCCGCCGACGCCGCGGGCTTCGTCGAGGTCCTCTCCGCCGAGCCTTTCGGCGGCGGGGCGAGGCTGTTCACGGTGCAGTGGGGCGCGAGCGACCCGGGCGTGGCGTTCCACATCGGGTGGTTCATGGGCCAAGAGCCCATCGTGCAGACGCCGATCATGGTCGGCCCGTTCAACCGCACCGACACCTTCCTGGTGCAGGTCCCCAGTGGCGACCTCAACCAGCTCCGCATGGAGGTCAGCGGCGCGGCGGTGAGCATCGTGCCGGCGCCCGGCGTGCTGGGGCTGATGGGCGCGGCGGGTCTGGTCGCCCTGCGCCGCCGCCGCTAGCGGAACTCCGCGGCCCTGGGGCTCGAGCGTGACTCGTAGAACGCGCGGACGCGGGACTTCGCGATGTCGCGCGGCTCGGGCGGGGTGCGCGGGTTCTCCTTGAGCGCCGTGTACGACGCCAGCAGGTGGCTCTCCGCCGCGGCGTCGCTGTCGCGCGAGCACGCGCCCAGCGACTCGCCGAGCAGGCTCTGCGTCCACCCGCGGTGCCAGTCGTCCTCCTGGAGCACGAACTCGCGGATCTTCAGCGACTGCTCCAGGTGCGTCACCGCCTCGCACGGCCGCCCCTGCCGCACCAGGTTCCACCCGTAGGACGTGAGCACGAACGCCAGCCGCGGGTCGTGCCCGCCCTTGGCCAGGGCCGCGTAGATGTCCCGCGACTCGCGGTAGTACGCCTCCGCCTCCCTGAGCTTGCCCTGATCATCCAGCAGCACGGCGGTGTTGCACAGCACGCTGGCCAGCATCGGCTGGTCCTGTCCGCCCCGCAGGATCGCGATCACCCGCTCGAACAGCGCCTGGGCGTCCTCGAACCGCCCCACGTGCTGCCGCAGAATCCCGACGTCGTTGAGCGTCTGCGCCAGCGCCTTGTCCGAGGCCTCCAGCTTCTTCTCCTGCACCTCCAGCGCAGCTGTCAGGTGCGTCTCTGCCTCGGTGAACCGCCCCTGCTCGATCAGGGCCCGCCCCAACCACGAGCGCACCTGCGCCGTCCGCAGGTCGCGCGGGCCAAAGTGCTCCTCCTCCAGCGCCAACGCCTGCCGCAGGTGGCTCTCGCCCGCCTGCGCATCGCCGTTGTTCAGGAACGTCGTGCCCATCCACGCGTGGGCCGCGGCCTTCACCCGAGGCTGCTGCTCCAGCTCCTTCGCCAGCGGCCCAGAGCTCAGCTCCGCTGCCACGTCCCGCAGCATCTCGCGCACCGTCAGGTCGCGGTTGCGGGCGAGGTTGGGGTCGGCCCCGCGCAAGGCCCGCTCCAGCACCCGGTTGAGCGCATCGGCGTCCGCACGCTCCGCCTCCGCCTGCCGCCACATCACCGCCGACGTCACCCCGCCCACCGCCGCCGCCACGATAAAGGGCAGAATCATCGCCGCCGCCAGCTTGTGCCGCCGCAGGTGCATCCGCGCCACGTACGTAAACGAGTCCCGACGCGCCTCGATCGGCTCGCCGGCGAGGAAGTGCTGCAGGTCCCGCACCAGCTCCGCCGCGGACTGGTACCGCCGCTCCCGCTCCTTCGCGAGGCACTTGAGCACGATCACTTCCACATCCTGCGGGATGTCGCGCCGCAGCTTCCGGGGCGCCGCGGGCGGCTCGCTGATGATCGTGTCCATCACCTCGCGCATGTTCCCCACCACCGTGTACGGGAAGTGCCCCGTCAGCACCTGGTACAGGATCACGCCCAGCGCGTACACGTCCGTGCGCACATCGATCTTCTCGCTCCGCCCCTCCGCCTGCTCCGGGCTCGCCCACGGCATCGAACCCAGGAACTGCCCCGTGATCGTCATGAGCTGCAGCTTGTCGTCCACGCCGCCGGTGGTGTCGCCGCCCGCCACCTTCGCGAGGCCGAAGTCCAGGATGTGGGGCCGCCCCTCGCCGTCCACCATGATGTTGCCGGGCTTGAGGTCGCGGTGGATGATGCCCTTGAGGTGCGCCGCGCTCACCGCCTCGCACACCGGCACCAGCAGCGCCACCGCGTCACGGGCCGACGCCTTCACGCTCGCGGCGTACGTGTCCAGCGGCGTGCCGCTGATGTAGTCCATCACGAAGTACGACAGCCCCTGCTGCGTCACCCCCGAGTCGTGGATCGCCACAATCCCCGGGTGGTTGAGCTGAGCGAGGATCTGCGCCTCGCGCTCGAACCGCGCGTGCTCGCGCTGGCTGGCGAACGGCCCGTCCCGCATGACCTTGATCGCGACCTTGCGGCGCGTGGTCTTCTGGATCGCCTGGTACACCACGCCCTGCCCACCCCGGTGCAGCTCGCGGAGCAGGTCGTACCCCGGGAAGGTCCCCGCCGGCGGCAGCACGAACGGCCCGCCCCCCAGGCGCGCCCGCACGCTGGGATTTGAGCCCGCCGCCACCGGCGCCATCTCCGCCGCGGCCTCGCGCAGCGCCGCCTCGACGAGGTTGCGCTCGCTGCTCTCAGCAGGCGTGGAGGGGCCGTCGTTCACGCGCCCAGTCTACCGCGTTGCGGTGAGACGTCCTCATCCCGTACGCCGCTTCTCGCGGGCTGAAAACGCTACAGTCCCCGCCAGTGCCCGAACCCACCCGCCAGTCCGCCGACCGCCCGAGCGCCAATACGCCCTCGCTTGTCACCGTGCGCCTGCTCCGCGAGAGCGACCCGATCCCCGAGATCACCAGCCTCCTGCACCGCGCGTACGCCAAGCAGGTGAGCATGGGCCTGAAACCCCTCGCCGGCCGGCAGGACGACGCCACCACCCACAAACGCGTGCACAGCGGCGAGTGCTACCTCGCCGTCATGCCCGACCCCGCGTCCCCGCGCGGCGAGAAAATCGTCGGCACCATCCTCTTCCACGAAGTGGAGGACGCCAAAGGCCCGCCGTGGTTCGGCAATGCTTTCGTCGACAGCTTCTCGCAGTTCGCCGTCGACCCCGACATCCAGGGGCAGGGCCTCGGCGGGCTTATGCTCGACAAGGTCGAGGCCCGCGCCAAGGAGTGCGGCGCGACCGAGATGGCCTGCTCCATGGCCGAGCCCGACACCGACCTCATGAAGTGGTACCTCAAGCGCGGGTATCGCTTTGTCGAGCACTGGCAGTGGCCCTACACCAACTACCGCAGCGCCATTCTGAGCAAGACGCTGTAACGAGGGTCTGACGGCGCCAACGGACTTAGCGCCGGTATACTGCGCGCAAGGAGCACCAATATGCAGCAACGCCGCGGTTTCACGCTGGTCGAGGGTGGGTTCGCAGCCGCGGCGGTGTCGCTGCTGGTGTGCCTGGGGCTGGTGCCCATGCAGCCCGAGCCGAGCAAGCAGGACAAACCCGCCGCCCGGCCCGAGCAGGACGGCAAACAGGAGCGGCCCCGCCGCTACAAGCCGGGGCAGCCAGAGAAGACCGATGAGCCCCGGGAGACGGGTGAGAACGGGGCCCTCCTGGTGGCCCCCACGGTTTCGGCGCTCAGCAAGGCGCGGGCGAGCGCCCGCCAGATCAAGTGCGCAACGATGGTCCGCGGCATCAGCCAGGGCCTGATCATGTTCGCCCAAGGGAACGAGGATTCCTACCCGCGCCCCTCGCGGCTCGACAAGGAAAATACCACCATCAACGCCGCCGCGCACGAGAAGGACACGACCGACAACATCATCTCGGTCATGATCTACAACGGCTTCTTCGGCCCCGAGCTGTGTGTCACACCCGCCGAAGTGAACAAGAACATCAAGATGATGAAGGACTACGCGTACGCCAGCCCTGCTTCCGCGGCCACGCCGCAGCAGGCGCTGTGGGACCCTGCCTTCAATGCCGACTTCACCAGCCCCGACGGCGGGCACCTCTCCTACGCGCACCTCATGCCCAGCAGGTCACGCCGGCATATCTGGACCAACTCCTTCAGCTCCACGGAGGCCGCGGTCGGTAACCGGGGCCCGCGCATCGAAGCCCTCGAACGCCGCGCGGAGCGCGATGTGCCAGTCCTGCCCGAAAAGAGCCACACCTACCGCATCCACGGTGCCAACTCCACCTGGGAGGGCAATGTCGCGTTCAACGACAACCACGTCGAGTTCATGACGACGATGTATGCGCCCGGTGCCGAGTACCTCGACCCCGAGAGGGTCAAGAAACCCGACAACTTCTTCTACGACGAGAACGACGACCCCGCCGACTCGAACCTGGTGCTCGGCATCTACACCCGCGCGGGCATCACGACCGACCACTTCAAGGGCATTTGGGACTAAACGTGTAGGAACCCAGACCGGCAGAATCCCGACCGTCAGGGAGGGACTCGGCCCGCCGGCGGGCCGACCGGCTACGCCACGCGCGCCACACGAACCGCCCACAGCGGTGTCGTACTGGTACCACAGGAGCGCCCCGCATGCCCACCCCTCGCGCGTTCACCCTCACCGAACTGACCGCCACCTTGGCCGTGCTCGCCGCGGGCGCTTGCCTCACGGCCGTGTGCGTGGGCCAACAGCCCGAGGACGAACCCAAGAAGCCCTCACCCAAGGTCTCCGGCGACCCCGAGGTCATCAAGGCAGAGAAGCAGAAGAAGGCCAAGGAGGATCAGATCAAGGACTCCACGCACGTGCGCGGCATTCACCAGGGCCTCGTCATGTTCGCCCAGAACAACAAGGACAAGTTCCCGCTGCCCAGCGTGATCGACAAGGGCGACCACACCGTGAAGGCCGGGCAGGCGACCGAGAAGGACACGACCGCCAACATCATGTCGATGCTGGTCTTCAACGGCTTCTTCGGGCCTGAGTTGTGCGTCTCGCCCGCCGAGAGCAACGACAAGATCAAGGCAGATGAGGATTACGAGTACGCCAGCCCCAGGAGGGCCGTGAAGCCCGAGGCGGCCCTGTGGGACCCCGCGTTCAGCGCCGACTTCTCCGACGGGAACACCGGCAACTTCAGCTACGCCCACCTCATGCCCAGCAAGTCGCGACTGGAGCAGTGGGGCAATACGTTCAAGGCAACCGAGCCCGCCATCGGCAACCGCGGCCCAAAGGTCGTCGCCGTCACCTACCAGGGCGAGGCCGACAAGCTCAGGGCGGTGCCCGAGGTGAACGGGAAGAGCAAGACCTACGCGATCCACGGGCCCGCCGACAGCTGGGAGGGCAACATCGCGTTCAACGACAACCACGTCGAGTACATGAGCGAAATGACGCACCCAAAGCGCACCTTCAAGGACGCGAAGGAGATCGCCCGCCCCGACGTGCTGTTCTTCAACGAGGACAACGACCCCAGCGACAGCAACACCATATTGGGCATCTTCACCCACGCCGGCCCGAGCACGAAGAACTTCAAGGCGATCTGGGACTGAGCGTCCGTCGGGCATCGCTCCCAGCCTCACACATGACCCCAAACGCGAAGACCGGCCGCGGCCCTCCAGCACGGCCGGTTTTCGTATGCTCTGCCCCATGCGGGCCGTGGTGCAGCGAGTGTCGAGTGCGTCGGTGACAGTAAACGGGGGCGTCGTCGGCGGGATCGGCCGCGGCCTGCTGGTGCTGGTCGGCATCGAGCAGGCTGATTCCGACTCGCAGGTCGTGTGGCTCGCCGACAAGTGCGCCAACCTGCGGATCTTCGAGGACGTACAGGGCAAAATGAACCTTTCGGTGAAGGACGTCGCCGGCGCAATCCTGCTTGTTCCCAACTTCACGATCGCGGGCGAGGCGCGCAAAGGACGACGGCCCAGCTTCGACAACGCGATGCGTCCGGAGCAGTCCGAGCCGATGTTTCAGCGAGTCGTCGCCGCGGTGCAGGCACAGGGCGTGCCGGTGCAGACCGGGGTGTTCCGGGCGGAGATGCAGGTGGCGCTTGTGAACGACGGCCCAATCACGATCTGGCTCGACTCGAACGGCTAAGTGCCGCCGAGATGTCTTCATCTCGGTGGTTTCCGATGGGATCGCTGCTGGATCAATACCATCCGAGCGTGCCCGACCTCGACGCACTCCTCCAGCAACTCAACCTCACCTGCACCCGCCGCACCTTCATCGGTTCGGGCGCCAGCGGCTCCGTGCTCCGCCTGACCCTCATCGATGGCTCCACGCTAATCGCCAAGCTCTCCACCTCCACCGACCTCACCCTCGAAGCCCGCGGCCTTGAACTCCTGGCCAACCACTCGCGCCTGCCCGTGCCCAAGCCGATCCATGCCACTCGGGCCGTCCTCCTCATGCAGGACATGCCCGGCGCCAGCGGCGCCTCGGGCGAAGCCGAGGAGCACGCGGCCGCGCTGCTCGCAGACCTGCACGCGGTCACCGAGCCCCAGGCACGCTACGGCCTGGACTTCGACAATCTCATCGGCCCGCTGCCGCAGCGGAACACGTGGGCACCCTCCTGGCCCGCGTTTTTCCGCGACCACCGCCTCCTGCCGATGACGCACGCCGCCGCGCGCGAGGGCGCGATCTCTGCCGCGCTCGCCACGCGACTCGAGCGCCTGGCATCCATCCTTGACGAGCGCCTGCCCGGGAACCCACCCGCCACCCTCATCCATGGCGACATCTGGTCCGGCAACGTCCTGTCGCACGATGGCCGCATCACCGCCCTGCTCGACCCCTCGCCCTACTACGCCCACGCCGAGGTCGAGCTCGCGTTCATCACGCTCTTCTCCACCTTCGGCCAGCGGTTCTTCGGCCGCTACGGGGAGCGACGCCCAATCGATCCGGACTTCTGGACCACCCGCCGGCACCTCTACAACATCTACCCGCTGCTCGTGCACGCCCGCCTCTTCGGCGAGAGCTACGCGGCCCAGATCGACCGCACCCTTGACCTCCTGCTCTAGCTCAAACGCTGGCAGCGACACCGGCGGCGCGGTAGAACATCCCCATGATCCGCCCGCTCTCTGTTGCTGCGGTTGCCATCCTCACTGCTGCGCCCGTGAACGCACAGCCTGCGCCCATCGCCCCGCCCGCGCAGGCAATCACGCAAGTCGCAAGCACGCCCACTCTCCCGGACCTCATCCGCCGCTACAGCGAGGACGAGTCCTACATCAGCCGCTTCCACCGCATGGAGTACTCGGAGAACCGGCGCGAGCGCTTCGAGCAGTACTACATAGAGTGGCTGGAACGCCTCGACACCCTCGCTTACGACGAGCTCGCCCCCACCGACCGCATCGACTTCCACCTGCTCCGCACCAGCGCCCGCTGGAGCCTCGACCAACTCGCGGCCGAGCGCCGCCGCCTCGACGCCATGGCCGAGGTCCTCCCCTTCCGCGAGGCGATCCAGACGCTCGAGCTCGCCCGCGTCCGCATGGACGCCTGCGACCCGCCCGCCGCGGCCCAGACGCTTGCCGACATCAGCGACAAGGTCAAGAGGACCCTCGATCGCGTGAAGGACGGCCGCAAGAAGGAGGGCGAGCGCACCGACACCGCAATCGTCCTCACCCCCGCCGTCGCCCAGCGGGCCGCGGGCGCCGTCGATGAACTGAGCGGCACCCTGGACCGCTGGGCCAGCAGCTACGAAGAGTTCGTTCCCGACTTTGATTGGTGGACCCGCAAACCACGCGAGGAGGCACAGAAGCAGCTGCGCGAACTCTCCAAGGAGCTCCGCGAAGAGGTCGCCGGCCTCAAGGGCAAGGACGAGGACCCGCTCGTCGGCGACCCCATCGGGCGCGAGGCCCTGCTCGCCGACATCCGCGGCGAGATGCTCGCCTACACGCCCGAGGAGCTCATCGCCATCGGCGAGCGCGAGCTCGCCTGGTGCGAAGAGCAGGCCCGCAAGGCCGCGGCCTCGATGGGCTACGAAGACTGGAAGCTCGCGCTCGCGAAGGTCAAAGGCGCCCACGTCCCACCCGGCGAGCAGGCGGCGTTCGTGCGCGACGAAGGCCGCGCGATGGTCAAGTTCCTCAAGGA
The nucleotide sequence above comes from Phycisphaerales bacterium. Encoded proteins:
- a CDS encoding serine/threonine-protein kinase, which codes for MNDGPSTPAESSERNLVEAALREAAAEMAPVAAGSNPSVRARLGGGPFVLPPAGTFPGYDLLRELHRGGQGVVYQAIQKTTRRKVAIKVMRDGPFASQREHARFEREAQILAQLNHPGIVAIHDSGVTQQGLSYFVMDYISGTPLDTYAASVKASARDAVALLVPVCEAVSAAHLKGIIHRDLKPGNIMVDGEGRPHILDFGLAKVAGGDTTGGVDDKLQLMTITGQFLGSMPWASPEQAEGRSEKIDVRTDVYALGVILYQVLTGHFPYTVVGNMREVMDTIISEPPAAPRKLRRDIPQDVEVIVLKCLAKERERRYQSAAELVRDLQHFLAGEPIEARRDSFTYVARMHLRRHKLAAAMILPFIVAAAVGGVTSAVMWRQAEAERADADALNRVLERALRGADPNLARNRDLTVREMLRDVAAELSSGPLAKELEQQPRVKAAAHAWMGTTFLNNGDAQAGESHLRQALALEEEHFGPRDLRTAQVRSWLGRALIEQGRFTEAETHLTAALEVQEKKLEASDKALAQTLNDVGILRQHVGRFEDAQALFERVIAILRGGQDQPMLASVLCNTAVLLDDQGKLREAEAYYRESRDIYAALAKGGHDPRLAFVLTSYGWNLVRQGRPCEAVTHLEQSLKIREFVLQEDDWHRGWTQSLLGESLGACSRDSDAAAESHLLASYTALKENPRTPPEPRDIAKSRVRAFYESRSSPRAAEFR
- a CDS encoding GNAT family N-acetyltransferase; the encoded protein is MPEPTRQSADRPSANTPSLVTVRLLRESDPIPEITSLLHRAYAKQVSMGLKPLAGRQDDATTHKRVHSGECYLAVMPDPASPRGEKIVGTILFHEVEDAKGPPWFGNAFVDSFSQFAVDPDIQGQGLGGLMLDKVEARAKECGATEMACSMAEPDTDLMKWYLKRGYRFVEHWQWPYTNYRSAILSKTL
- a CDS encoding prepilin-type N-terminal cleavage/methylation domain-containing protein, yielding MPTPRAFTLTELTATLAVLAAGACLTAVCVGQQPEDEPKKPSPKVSGDPEVIKAEKQKKAKEDQIKDSTHVRGIHQGLVMFAQNNKDKFPLPSVIDKGDHTVKAGQATEKDTTANIMSMLVFNGFFGPELCVSPAESNDKIKADEDYEYASPRRAVKPEAALWDPAFSADFSDGNTGNFSYAHLMPSKSRLEQWGNTFKATEPAIGNRGPKVVAVTYQGEADKLRAVPEVNGKSKTYAIHGPADSWEGNIAFNDNHVEYMSEMTHPKRTFKDAKEIARPDVLFFNEDNDPSDSNTILGIFTHAGPSTKNFKAIWD
- the dtd gene encoding D-aminoacyl-tRNA deacylase, which encodes MRAVVQRVSSASVTVNGGVVGGIGRGLLVLVGIEQADSDSQVVWLADKCANLRIFEDVQGKMNLSVKDVAGAILLVPNFTIAGEARKGRRPSFDNAMRPEQSEPMFQRVVAAVQAQGVPVQTGVFRAEMQVALVNDGPITIWLDSNG
- a CDS encoding fructosamine kinase family protein; this encodes MPDLDALLQQLNLTCTRRTFIGSGASGSVLRLTLIDGSTLIAKLSTSTDLTLEARGLELLANHSRLPVPKPIHATRAVLLMQDMPGASGASGEAEEHAAALLADLHAVTEPQARYGLDFDNLIGPLPQRNTWAPSWPAFFRDHRLLPMTHAAAREGAISAALATRLERLASILDERLPGNPPATLIHGDIWSGNVLSHDGRITALLDPSPYYAHAEVELAFITLFSTFGQRFFGRYGERRPIDPDFWTTRRHLYNIYPLLVHARLFGESYAAQIDRTLDLLL